TGTTCATGGAAGCGGAGTTGCGGGTTAAATTTCTGCAGGCACGTGGCACCTGGCTAAACTCCATCCTAGCTGCCATCCCTGATGATGACCCCTACTTCCACATCACAAAAACCATTGAGGCCTGTCGCATCCACCTCTTCGACATTATCACCCAGTACCGGGCCATCTTCTCTGATGAGGACCCACTGGTGCCCCCTGGAGGACAAGCTATTAATGAAGGCGCCATCTTCCATGGCTGGGTGGTGCAAAAGGTGGCCGAGTTTTTGGAGACTTTGGAAAGAGATCTGCAGCGTGGGGTCGGGGGGCGCCTTGACTCCCTGCTTGGACAGTGTATGTACTTCGGGCTGTCTTTCAGCAGAGTGGGGGCAGACTTTCGCGGGCAGCTAGCACCCATGTTCCAGAGGGTGGCAGCAGACACTTTCCACAAAGCTGTTCAGGAAGCAGTGGACAAGTTCCAGGAGGACATGAACTTGTACACACTCATCTCTCTGCCCTCGGTGCTGGGAGGAACCATCCCGGCTGTGGCACCCAGCACTCAGCCCGGCACTTTGCAGCCTCCAATGTCTCTTCTCGACTTCCAGCCCCTGGCTTGCTTCCTCAATAACATTCTGACTGCCTTCAATGACCTCCGACTGTGTTGCCCCATTGGACTGACCCAGGAGGTCACCAAATACCTGGAAGATGCCCTCATGATGGTAAGGATGACCCAAACAGAGCCACTGGTATATGCCTACAAGCAAAGGTGGTGAAAAGATATTTCATCACCTACATGGTGGTGAAAGTTGCATGGCAAGACAGctcctaaaataacacttttagcaaaTAAAGGAACACAAAGTAGAATATGCCATAAACAACAAGTCCTAAggaaatgggtactgggactggGAAGTGTTCTCTGCAAAGCAGCAATCTAAATTGGAAGAAAGCCCCATGTGTCGGGATGTGTGcatattttggtgttttgacACTATTAATTAGTCAGGATGAAGTTTTTTGCAAGCCAAAAAGCAGTAATTGGTGATTAGACAGTCTCACTAGTTCCACACCTACCTATACTGTTCCAAATATTCTCAATGCAGGAAACCCATGCACCCCAGTGTTACTGGATTGGTGTGTACTATACTGCTAATAACAGTGTTgcgttttgtctttttttttgcctaggtCACTAAGCTGATCCTGGTTTTCCACCGGGCGGAGGAGTCCGCCTTCAGCAGCCGAGAGAAGGAACTCTTTGTCCAGTTCTGCTGTGCTTTCGCAGAAGATCTGGTGCCGTTTCTTAATCGGTGTTTGCAGGTCTTGTTCCCTCCAACCCAGCTGGCTCTCATTCTTGgtaagtgtgaaaaataaagttgcCCTAAAAAGTCATAAAGTgtacatgaaattaaaaatgtgagGGGCAGCTGTTGGTAAAAGATGTTTGATTTGGTCGTGTCCAGTCAGGCAAATTTCTTGCCCACTATGAGGAGTCagggggtgtcatcctgtttgttgtaagCATGTGGGCATGTAGAGCCCTTTGAGTAATATTGGACTCTCgataaatttgaacttgaacatgTCAATATCCTTCTGTTTCTGTATCTTGTAGGTGTTCCTCCAACACAAGTCCACAAGTATGGCAGCTTGGGTTGCATTGATGTCAATGCAGTTCTTGAGCCTTTGGAGTTTGTGCTTCCTAAGAAAGAGACTGAGACCGTGGCGCCAGTGGTTGATCTCAGTGCCGAGCTCAGCAGCTTAACCACAGCCGAGCCTGTCATCACTGACATCCTCGGGCCGATGCCTGAGCCACAGACTAACGAACCAGTAACAGAACCTAACCTCACTGAAGAGCCCAAACATCCTGAGCCTGTCCCCGaggtggacgttctgctgaacGAGCCCAAATCTGGCCTACAAGACCAAACAACAATACCGAACGATGAAGTAATGGAGTAATGCCGGTGCTTTTTTGGTGGCCTTACTGACTGTTAGGATTTATGACAGCAAGGATTGTACTCTGCTTATCAGGCTGTTTACATtaggaaatgttaaaaaaaaaaaaaaaaatcagttatacCTATGGCGGTGGTTAGTTGGAATTTTGGTTGTAATTGCAATAGTCACTGCAAGTGTATATGGTCCATACAGGGAGGCACTGGTTTAATATTCTCTTCTACATGTGGTTTAGGTATTATTTGAAAatcatattgtaaaaaaaaaaaaatgaaatgtgacatGTACATTTAAATCTTATATTTaatgtaaaacaataataaaaatttgcCAGTTGTTTGTAGTCATCACTTCATCAGTATTTTTTTGTAACTGCAACACAGGTGGAGAACAACATGTTAAAAATTTATTTGGGTATTAATATAGTTTAAGTATGCTGACAAGCCGAGTCAACCCATTAGCAGGGCGTGTAATAAGTTTAACATTAcactgtacagaaaaaaaaaaactgggtttGTAGTTAAACTCTTACAATCTGTGTATCAGAATTGTCTTTAGTGAGGAGGCTGTTGCATGTAGAGTCAGTCTGCCTGCCTCATTCTGGGGTTTGAacagaaacaaatcaaatcttCACTTCTTCTTGACAAACTTCTTGCGGGCTGCGTTGGGGTTGGCTCTCCGCCTGCCGCCGCCGCACTGGCTGTCCCTGATCTGCAGGTTGGCGGCGCGGCTGTAGATGTCGTTGTCGCTGAAGGGCGAGGCTCCGGCCACGTAGTCGGGATCAAACACGTTTGTCTTCTGGCGGGCTTTGTGGGACAGCCTCTGCTGGGGGAAGCGCTGGTCCTCGACCAGGTGGGGGTTGTTGCCATGTTTCCCTCCTTGAGGCATGGGCAAGGAGAACTACAAGGGAGAGCAGAGTGGTCTGGTTTTACATGAGGCTTTGACTGTCTTCATTTGCTCATTAAAGAActgtcaaatttgacaaatgtgatatttttcacTCAGCTCCTAGGCATCATAATTCATACTGGATTTTTCTGAATTTGACTGGTGATGATTTCTTGGCAGTACGGGTTCCAGTATGGAATACACTTAACAATTAATGGAAAACAGCACAATGGCTTACAGTTGCTACTTGGGCTGAacgatatggtaaaaaaaacattgtgataATCTGCAGATATTGAGATTTGATAAAagattttagtaggaatgatcatttttgcataataattttaatagaaggctggttttcttacatctggaaattACAACCtataggccagggcatctctgtagcaccacaacactttatttacaacaatgtacTTCATCAAAACTCACAGCTCCTGTAATTTGAATATTGCTCTTGGCCATACTGCGATTTCAATTATATTTTCATGgattgttcagccctagttgctatacacacacaatttaaacGCTCATGAAGACCGgtgtattattttatattgtctctgttttcctcttacTCTCAGTCCCTTTGGGTTGAGCACTTTGGGGTTCCTGGAAAAGTGCATCTGCATGCTGCCATCCTCTGTAATGGTCACGGCGATctttttcagtgtcttgttGCCACAGTGAGAGCAGAAAACCTTGTTCATGTTGGTTGTGgtcctgaaatgaaaagaaatttaGCACTAATACCAAtcaacattttcacagtaaATCCCTGCTTAAGTTGACGTGATTGTACTTACTTAAAACAGGCGTGGCATCGCAGAATGtagtttcttgtttgttttattagcaTACCACTGACAGAGAGAACGTGGAGTCCGATCTGAATGAGAACGTTCTGCAAAGAGAACATCTGTCTTTAGTCAAGGTTGTTAGCTTCAGACTCCATGTTGGGTCAATCCACGGGAATTCAACAAGTGCCTCCCACCTGACCCCCCCTCAGAATCAGCTGATCTTTTGGCCCAAGACAATATACATGTGATTTCCTAACACCTCTGAACAGCCTGTCCACATGTTATTGTATTTCCCGGCCCACATCACGGTTGAACCAGTGATCTGTTGAATTACGGTGGCAAGTCACCATGGA
This DNA window, taken from Myripristis murdjan chromosome 3, fMyrMur1.1, whole genome shotgun sequence, encodes the following:
- the cog8 gene encoding conserved oligomeric Golgi complex subunit 8, which gives rise to MAAVDVEDESILASIFKDSFPDSWRDNPDFAAYLSELSSYGVEKLNREPERLAEERAQILQQTRELAFSNYKTFIRTADCTEDIYRDFGRVESSVSRLLDKLPRFGEKCRGFMKEAEEIGASRRMNSLTLNRHTEILEILEIPQLMDTCVRNGYYEEALELAAYVKRLEKKHSSLPVIQGIVHEVLQSTQLMLSQLLQQLRSNSQLPVCLRVIGYLRRMDVFMEAELRVKFLQARGTWLNSILAAIPDDDPYFHITKTIEACRIHLFDIITQYRAIFSDEDPLVPPGGQAINEGAIFHGWVVQKVAEFLETLERDLQRGVGGRLDSLLGQCMYFGLSFSRVGADFRGQLAPMFQRVAADTFHKAVQEAVDKFQEDMNLYTLISLPSVLGGTIPAVAPSTQPGTLQPPMSLLDFQPLACFLNNILTAFNDLRLCCPIGLTQEVTKYLEDALMMVTKLILVFHRAEESAFSSREKELFVQFCCAFAEDLVPFLNRCLQVLFPPTQLALILGVPPTQVHKYGSLGCIDVNAVLEPLEFVLPKKETETVAPVVDLSAELSSLTTAEPVITDILGPMPEPQTNEPVTEPNLTEEPKHPEPVPEVDVLLNEPKSGLQDQTTIPNDEVME